A region of Vitis vinifera cultivar Pinot Noir 40024 chromosome 13, ASM3070453v1 DNA encodes the following proteins:
- the LOC100263821 gene encoding uncharacterized protein LOC100263821: MKEMKGAGDSSTEGSKTTSFSNQEGEEGEEEEVDEYKKTKNGGSSSNSTVEESERKAGSGSVRRYVRSKMPRLRWTPDLHLCFLHAVERLGGQDRATPKLVLQLMDIKGLSISHVKSHLQMYRSKKIDDPNQVMMEQGLFIEGGDHHIYKLSHLPMLQSFNRRPDTSGFRYDSASASWRASMANQTYSPYRGGDASDRSKNGGYSSVSERIFRSNKGSSVLNYEFHVGNSSFNGQATWNNAHHTREEFQLYSQSHGSWRSQIRPSSIQSNYLQPQVLESRKQQVNRLNNPPPPQENQKTMLKRKSSDSNFDLDLNLSLKPAPKSHDHHLEKMDSTEIDSSLSLSLFSPPPSKLSRVKEGDGSRKHAEGASTLDLTL, encoded by the exons atgaaagaaatgaagggagcTGGCGACAGTAGTACTGAAGGCTCCAAGACCACAAGTTTTTCTAACCAGGAGGGAGAAGAGGGAGAGGAAGAGGAGGTGGACGAGTATAAAAAGACGAAGAATGGCGGGAGCTCGAGCAATAGCACAGTCGAGGAGAGTGAACGGAAGGCGGGTTCTGGATCTGTGAGGCGATATGTTCGGTCCAAGATGCCTAGGCTGCGGTGGACGCCTGATCTCCATCTTTGCTTTCTCCATGCTGTTGAAAGACTGGGAGGACAAGACA GAGCTACACCCAAGTTGGTTCTTCAATTGATGGACATCAAAGGCCTTAGCATATCCCATGTCAAGAGCCATCTGCAG ATGTACAGGAGCAAAAAGATTGACGACCCCAATCAAG TTATGATGGAGCAAGGGCTTTTCATTGAAGGTGGAGACCATCATATTTACAAGCTTAGCCATCTCCCCATGCTCCAAAGCTTTAACCGAAGGCCTGATACTTCCGGTTTtag ATATGACAGTGCTTCGGCTTCTTGGAGAGCTAGTATGGCAAACCAGACTTATAGCCCTTACAGGGGTGGAGATGCATCTGATAGATCCAAAAATGGCGGCTACAGTTCGGTTtctgagaggattttcagaaGCAACAAAGGCAGTTCAGTACTCAACTATGAGTTCCATGTGGGTAATTCTTCATTCAATGGACAAGCTACTTGGAATAATGCCCATCACACCAGAGAAGAATTCCAATTGTACTCTCAAAGTCATGGATCCTGGAGAAGCCAAATCAGACCAAGCTCAATCCAATCCAATTATCTCCAACCCCAAGTGCTTGAAAGCAGAAAACAACAAGTGAATCGTTTGAACAACCCTCCCCCACctcaagaaaatcaaaagaccATGCTGAAAAGAAAAAGTTCAGACTCAAACTTCGACCTAGATTTGAATCTCTCTCTGAAACCAGCACCAAAAAGCCATGACCATCATTTGGAGAAAATGGACAGTACTGAAATCGATAGCAGTTTatctctttctttattttcaccTCCACCCTCAAAGCTTAGCAGGGTGAAGGAAGGAGATGGTAGTAGGAAGCATGCAGAAGGGGCAAGTACTCTAGATCTGACTCTATGA
- the LOC100258670 gene encoding uncharacterized protein LOC100258670, producing MALKENQEETPISENPNGDEEGGEESQADGVGDFEDEDEDEAEEEDEEEEARSEKSRESRLAEDGSKLESMFRRLASEKVKLRVHDVLIKGNTKTKDSLIEAELEAIKNATTMQELLKAAGIANHRFHSFGIFDSVGITLDCGPPELPGTVNVIVDVVETKNPLTGDLGIFTKPEARTWSLEGSLKLKNLFGYGDLWDGSLVYGWDQSSEISAGVSLPRFKGMVTPMLARVSLLSQDWLKFSSYKERSLGLNLGLISTKRHDLTYNLLWRTLTDPSQMSSRAVRRQLGHGLLSSLKYTFRIDNRNSVLRPTQGYAFISTSQIGGLVPDYRSLRFLRQEIDLRCAIPLGFYRTALNLGISGGVIFPWGNGALSMPSSLPERFFLGGNSSPVCTLGGPTTLLGFKSRGLGPTERRRLIRDKSNGENSETSGRDVIGGDLAVTAFADLSFDLPLKLFRDAGIHGHVFACAGNLTKLTENEFRKFSFQKFLDSFRSSAGFGIIVPTKLFRMEVNYCYILKQFEHDHGRTGVQFSFSAT from the exons ATGGCACTGAAAGAAAACCAAGAGGAGACTCCGATCTCTGAAAACCCTAACGGCGACGAAGAAGGAGGGGAAGAATCTCAGGCTGACGGCGTTGGCGACTtcgaagatgaagatgaagatgaagcgGAGGAGGAGGATGAGGAAGAAGAAGCAAGGAGCGAAAAATCGAGAGAATCGAGATTGGCTGAGGATGGTAGCAAATTGGAGAGCATGTTCCGACGATTGGCGAGTGAGAAAGTGAAGCTGCGAGTTCACGATGTTCTGATTAAAGGAAACACCAAGACCAAGGACTCGTTGATCGAAGCCGAACTGGAAGCCATCAAGAACGCCACTACAATGCAAGAGCTGCTCAAGGCTGCTGGCATCGCCAATCATAGGTTTCATAGCTTCGGTATCTTCGATTCCGTTGGTATTACGCTTGATTGTGGTCCGCCGGAGCTCCCTGGCACTGTTAACGTCATTGTTGATGTTGTTGAAACTAAGAATCCACTCACTGGTGACTTGGGCATTTTCACCAAGCCTGAg GCTAGAACTTGGTCGCTTGAAGGATCACTTAAGTTGAAAAATCTGTTTGGATATGGAGATCTTTGGGATGGTTCTTTAGTTTATGGTTGGGACCAATCATCAGAGATAAGCGCTGGTGTTTCTTTGCCCAGATTCAAAGGAATGGTAACTCCTATGCTGGCAAGAGTATCTCTGCTTTCCCAAGATTGGCTAAAGTTCTCCTCTTACAAAGAACGTTCATTGGGCCTGAATCTTGGCCTAATTTCGACCAAGCGGCATGACTTGACTTACAATCTTTTGTGGCGCACCTTAACGGATCCTTCTCAAATGTCATCCAGGGCAGTAAGGAGGCAGCTGGGACATGGTTTACTTTCATCTCTAAAGTACACATTTAGGATTGACAATAGAAATTCAGTTTTGAGGCCAACTCAAGGATATGCTTTTATTTCCACTTCTCAAATTGGTGGCCTTGTACCTGATTATCGGAGCTTACGATTTTTGCGCCAG GAGATTGATCTTCGTTGTGCTATCCCTCTGGGATTTTATCGCACTGCACTCAACTTGGGGATCTCTGGTGGTGTCATTTTTCCATGGGGAAATGGAGCATTGAGCATGCCATCGTCTCTGCCTGAGAGATTTTTCCTAGGTGGCAATTCCTCTCCAGTTTGCACCTTGGGAGGCCCAACAACATTGTTGGGGTTTAAGTCAAGAGGACTGGGCCCTACTGAGCGAAGAAGACTAATTAGAGATAAATCCAATGGTGAGAATTCTGAAACTTCTGGAAGGGATGTTATTGGAGGAGATCTTGCTGTTACTGCCTTTGCAGACCTTTCTTTTGATCTTCCTTTGAAGCTGTTCAGAGATGCTGGAATCCATGGACATGTTTTTGCATGTGCTGGGAACCTCACAAAATTAACCGAGAACGAGTTtcgaaaattttcttttcagaaATTCTTGGATTCATTTCGAAGCTCTGCTGGATTTGGAATTATTGTGCCAACCAAACTATTCCGTATGGAG GTTAACTACTGCTACATACTTAAACAATTTGAACATGATCATGGGAGGACTGGTGTGCAGTTTAGCTTCTCTGCGACATAA
- the LOC100853686 gene encoding high mobility group B protein 7 isoform X2 — MANPPITRKRVHAIASGFRRGPDGSAFEKCHGCGVSVAIALADMHDCGLKRDVKRFKGQRGVQNLRKQTCLGEPRSPFRLFMENFRKASKTGNPIHVDRIGFEAWKKMSMEERKPYIIQAEKVNSEHLKILLKEEHDRVEVDDEADSAMVGKFDKFYGFYEDSEDSDSFQSFRSKTIESFNTFTWDPY, encoded by the exons ATGGCGAATCCGCCGATAACTCGGAAGAGGGTCCACGCCATTGCCAGTGGCTTTCGTCGTGGGCCTGATGGAAGCGCCTTTGAGAAATG CCATGGTTGTGGCGTTTCGGTGGCGATAGCTCTGGCCGATATGCATGACTGTGGATTGAAGAGGGATGTGAAGAGATTCAAAGGACAGCGTGGGGTTCAAAATCTGAGGAAACAAACGTGTTTGGGCGAACCCAGATCGCCTTTTAGGCTTTTCAT GGAAAACTTTAGGAAGGCCAGCAAGACTGGAAATCCGATTCATGTTGATCGAATAGGATTTGAAGCATGGAAGAAAATGTCAATGGAG GAGAGGAAACCATATATCATTCAAGCTGAAAAAGTGAATTCAGAACACCTGAAAATCTTGCTCAAAGAAGAACATGATAGGGTAGAG GTAGACGACGAGGCGGATTCAGCAATGGTTGGGAAGTTTGATAAG TTCTATGGCTTCTATGAAGACTCTGAAGATTCAGATAGCTTCCAAAGTTTTCGGTCTAAAACAATCGAGAGCTTTAACACGTTCACTTG GGACCCTTATTAA
- the LOC100853686 gene encoding high mobility group B protein 7 isoform X3 codes for MANPPITRKRVHAIASGFRRGPDGSAFEKCHGCGVSVAIALADMHDCGLKRDVKRFKGQRGVQNLRKQTCLGEPRSPFRLFMENFRKASKTGNPIHVDRIGFEAWKKMSMEVDDEADSAMVGKFDKFYGFYEDSEDSDSFQSFRSKTIESFNTFTWYLPLCFVCCVFSIAVKFRLFGNILKAIFCSLE; via the exons ATGGCGAATCCGCCGATAACTCGGAAGAGGGTCCACGCCATTGCCAGTGGCTTTCGTCGTGGGCCTGATGGAAGCGCCTTTGAGAAATG CCATGGTTGTGGCGTTTCGGTGGCGATAGCTCTGGCCGATATGCATGACTGTGGATTGAAGAGGGATGTGAAGAGATTCAAAGGACAGCGTGGGGTTCAAAATCTGAGGAAACAAACGTGTTTGGGCGAACCCAGATCGCCTTTTAGGCTTTTCAT GGAAAACTTTAGGAAGGCCAGCAAGACTGGAAATCCGATTCATGTTGATCGAATAGGATTTGAAGCATGGAAGAAAATGTCAATGGAG GTAGACGACGAGGCGGATTCAGCAATGGTTGGGAAGTTTGATAAG TTCTATGGCTTCTATGAAGACTCTGAAGATTCAGATAGCTTCCAAAGTTTTCGGTCTAAAACAATCGAGAGCTTTAACACGTTCACTTGGTACCTCCCTCTTTGCTTTGTCTGCTGTGTTTTCAGCATTGCAGTCAAGTTTAGACTGTTTGGAAACATCTTGAAAGCAATTTTCTGCTCTTtagaatag
- the LOC100853686 gene encoding high mobility group B protein 7 isoform X1 translates to MANPPITRKRVHAIASGFRRGPDGSAFEKCHGCGVSVAIALADMHDCGLKRDVKRFKGQRGVQNLRKQTCLGEPRSPFRLFMENFRKASKTGNPIHVDRIGFEAWKKMSMEERKPYIIQAEKVNSEHLKILLKEEHDRVEVDDEADSAMVGKFDKFYGFYEDSEDSDSFQSFRSKTIESFNTFTWYLPLCFVCCVFSIAVKFRLFGNILKAIFCSLE, encoded by the exons ATGGCGAATCCGCCGATAACTCGGAAGAGGGTCCACGCCATTGCCAGTGGCTTTCGTCGTGGGCCTGATGGAAGCGCCTTTGAGAAATG CCATGGTTGTGGCGTTTCGGTGGCGATAGCTCTGGCCGATATGCATGACTGTGGATTGAAGAGGGATGTGAAGAGATTCAAAGGACAGCGTGGGGTTCAAAATCTGAGGAAACAAACGTGTTTGGGCGAACCCAGATCGCCTTTTAGGCTTTTCAT GGAAAACTTTAGGAAGGCCAGCAAGACTGGAAATCCGATTCATGTTGATCGAATAGGATTTGAAGCATGGAAGAAAATGTCAATGGAG GAGAGGAAACCATATATCATTCAAGCTGAAAAAGTGAATTCAGAACACCTGAAAATCTTGCTCAAAGAAGAACATGATAGGGTAGAG GTAGACGACGAGGCGGATTCAGCAATGGTTGGGAAGTTTGATAAG TTCTATGGCTTCTATGAAGACTCTGAAGATTCAGATAGCTTCCAAAGTTTTCGGTCTAAAACAATCGAGAGCTTTAACACGTTCACTTGGTACCTCCCTCTTTGCTTTGTCTGCTGTGTTTTCAGCATTGCAGTCAAGTTTAGACTGTTTGGAAACATCTTGAAAGCAATTTTCTGCTCTTtagaatag
- the LOC100248416 gene encoding uncharacterized protein LOC100248416 has protein sequence MANTLHGDLFSSLISDIKTYTGKDPLLPWLRGIRKMMESLPPQLLKEKLPRFLQKCAQTFETDRRYTNDMRYLRVWLQLMDFVDDPRGLLRTMEINHIGEKRALFYQAYALYYEKIKKFEEADKMYHLGVQNLAEPLEELQKSYEQFLHRLERHKNRRIQRQEGRKTNKPPARVLTQHCGETKENNENMQRVERQHTGTWPEESSPKTLHNHKSAETNNVSKESSHDAMPMEESNRVRLSEKLCDGGTDSIPSLKKEVITNIEPVAYSNQQEFTETKLDRPSTFCEDPLLVKFLDTAVVGKSEAEDACHHGLVEPTINMKEAMNAINNMFREPLEPAMVGRATRRRPRVDNSLNNGFKVFVDENLDNGVGSSYQKKDKDFLPVQGSGTDALGAKADKRLNAGFEVFVDENLDNRVGLSDHKKEGFFPLLQPTKHDTRSHQESFNIFIDEEEANGVGDRNDEKDHLEEESEVQDGTEDSGVNVFVFPSPKDDPSESSDNLHAENSSRPKFREDTVVCRFVGSTILDEPEVENVCHHGLVEPTINLKEAMNDINNMFGKPIEFARKRRPKKQDKVPDTKRDFGGGFSILPDDDLESQKGFSILPDNDLASQQGFSILPDNDLASQQGFSILPDDDLESQQGRSLPKSSHKSREFDLSEPTVFTKEAMDEINKMFGMPLDF, from the exons ATGGCGAACACACTCCATGGCGATCTCTTCTCTTCTCTGATTTCTGATATCAAAACCTACACTGGCAAAGACCCTCTTCTCCCATGGCTCCG GGGGATTCGGAAGATGATGGAGTCTCTGCCGCCGCAGCTTCTGAAAGAGAAGCTCCCTCGATTTCTACAGAAATGCGCGCAGACCTTTGAGACTGATCGGCGTTACACAAATGATATGCGGTACCTTCGTGTTTGGTTGCAATTG ATGGATTTTGTGGATGATCCGAGAGGACTTTTGAGAACTATGGAAATTAATCACATTGGGGAGAAGCGGGCCTTGTTTTACCAGGCATATGCTCTTTACTATGAGAAGATCAAGAAATTTGAGGAGGCTGATAAGATGTACCACTTGGGAGTGCAAAA TCTTGCAGAGCCTCTTGAAGAGTTGCAGAAATCGTATGAGCAGTTCCTTCATCGCTTGGAGAGACACAAGAACAGGAGAATCCAG CGCCAGGAAGGGAGAAAAACCAATAAACCTCCTGCTAGGGTTCTCACTCAGCATTGTGGTGAGACTaaagaaaacaatgaaaatatgCAGAGAGTTGAGAGACAGCATACAGGAACATGGCCCGAGGAATCTTCACCTAAAACATTACATAATCACAAAAGTGCAGAGACTAATAATGTGTCGAAGGAAAGCTCACATGATGCGATGCCAATGGAAGAATCTAACCGCGTTAGACTATCAGAAAAATTGTGTGATGGTGGAACGGATAGCATTCCATCCTTGAAGAAGGAAGTCATTACAAATATTGAACCTGTGGCTTATTCCAACCAGCAAGAATTTACTGAAACAAAGTTAGATAGACCGAGCACATTCTGCGAGGATCCACTTCTGGTGAAGTTTCTAGACACTGCCGTTGTTGGAAAGTCTGAAGCAGAAGATGCCTGCCATCATGGTCTTGTTGAACCTACTATTAACATGAAGGAAGCCATGAATGCCATTAATAACATGTTTCGAGAACCTTTAGAGCCAGCTATGGTTGGTAGGGCAACCAGACGCCGTCCCAGAGTTGATAATAGTTTGAACAACGGATTTAAGGTGTTTGTTGATGAAAACTTAGATAATGGTGTTGGATCATCATATCAAAAGAAAGATAAGGATTTTCTGCCAGTGCAAGGCAGTGGAACTGATGCACTTGGGGCCAAAGCTGACAAAAGATTGAATGCTGGATTTGAGGTGTTTGTCGATGAAAATTTAGATAACAGGGTTGGATTGTCAGATCATAAAAAGGAAGGGTTTTTTCCACTGCTGCAACCTACTAAACATGACACAAGGTCTCACCAAGAGTCGTTCAATATATTTATTGATGAAGAAGAGGCCAATGGGGTTGGAGACAGAAATGATGAGAAAGATCACTTGGAGGAAGAAAGTGAAGTCCAAGATGGGACAGAAGATTCAGGTGTAAATGTTTTCGTGTTCCCAAGTCCAAAGGATGATCCATCTGAATCTTCTGATAATCTGCATGCAGAGAACTCATCTCGACCGAAATTTAGAGAGGACACAGTCGTTTGTAGGTTTGTGGGATCCACCATCTTGGATGAACCAGAGGTGGAAAATGTTTGTCACCATGGATTAGTAGAACCTACAATTAACTTGAAGGAGGCAATGAATGATATCAATAACATGTTTGGGAAGCCGATAGAATTTGCAAGGAAAAGAAGACCAAAGAAGCAGGATAAGGTACCTGACACAAAGAGAGATTTTGGTGGAGGGTTCTCAATACTTCCTGATGATGATTTGGAATCTCAAAAAGGGTTTTCAATACTTCCTGATAATGATTTGGCATCTCAACAAGGGTTTTCAATACTTCCTGATAATGATTTGGCATCTCAACAAGGGTTTTCAATACTTCCTGATGATGATTTGGAATCTCAGCAAGGTCGATCCCTACCAAAATCATCCCACAAATCAAGGGAATTTGATTTGTCTGAGCCTACTGTGTTTACAAAAGAGGCCATGGATGAGATAAATAAGATGTTTGGAATGCCACTGGACTTTTAG
- the LOC100243292 gene encoding non-classical arabinogalactan protein 30 codes for MESRKLKIFISSCLLLSLSFPSVTMAEEIPKKTEEKTAAVVVEGMVYCQSCDQFGSWSLTGAEPIPAAKVSVICKDHKDQVSFYKAFETDGNGYFYAELDGFKMSHNILDHPLHSCHVKLVSSPLENCNLLSNVNYGLYGSPLRYENKRLFGKHYEAVIYAAGPLAFRPAHCPPKTHD; via the coding sequence ATGGAGAGCAGAAAACTCAAGATTTTCATCTCATCCTGCCTGCTTCTCTCTTTGTCCTTCCCTTCAGTCACCATGGCCGAAGAAATCCCCAAAAAAACAGAGGAGAAGACAGCAGCAGTGGTGGTGGAAGGCATGGTCTACTGCCAGAGCTGTGACCAGTTTGGATCATGGTCCTTAACTGGGGCTGAGCCTATCCCTGCTGCTAAAGTCAGTGTCATCTGCAAAGACCACAAGGATCAAGTCAGCTTCTACAAGGCTTTTGAGACCGATGGGAACGGTTACTTCTATGCTGAACTTGATGGCTTCAAGATGAGCCATAATATTCTGGATCATCCCCTCCACTCATGCCATGTGAAGCTTGTTTCCTCGCCTCTTGAGAACTGCAACCTTCTCTCCAATGTCAACTATGGTCTCTATGGTTCCCCACTTCGCTATGAGAACAAGAGATTGTTTGGGAAGCATTATGAGGCTGTGATCTATGCTGCAGGTCCCTTGGCTTTCCGTCCTGCTCATTGCCCTCCAAAGACTCATGACTGA